The genomic region AGCCAGCCGCGCGTCTCCCGCCATGTGAAGATCCTGTGCGACGCCGGACTGGCCGAGCGACGCAAGGAAGGAAGCTGGGTGTTCGTCGCGCTCGGCCCGGCGGAGGCGGTGGCGCCGGTCGCGGCGGCGCTCGACGGCTGGGAGGCGGCGGCGCCGGACCGGCAGGCGGCGGCCGACGTGGCGCGGCTGGCGGCGGTGCGCGCCGATCGCGCCGCCTCGGCGGCGGCGTGGTTCGAGGCCAATGCCGGGCAGTGGGATGCGATCCGCTCGCTCCATGTCGCCGAGGAGCAGGTGGAGGCGGCGATGCTCGCCGCGCTGGGCGACGCGCCGGTCGGGCGGCTGATCGACATCGGCACCGGTACCGGGCGGATGATCGAATTGTTCGCGCCGCGCGCCGACACCGCGCTGGGCATCGACCGCAGCTCGGAGATGTTGCGCCTCGCCCGCGCCAAGCTGGGCGAGCAGGGACTGGCGAATGTCGAGCTGCGGCAGGCCGACCTCTA from Sphingomonas sp. CL5.1 harbors:
- a CDS encoding metalloregulator ArsR/SmtB family transcription factor, which translates into the protein MIDALEIFRALADSSRLRILRLLRTMELSVGELAQVLGQSQPRVSRHVKILCDAGLAERRKEGSWVFVALGPAEAVAPVAAALDGWEAAAPDRQAAADVARLAAVRADRAASAAAWFEANAGQWDAIRSLHVAEEQVEAAMLAALGDAPVGRLIDIGTGTGRMIELFAPRADTALGIDRSSEMLRLARAKLGEQGLANVELRQADLYALPMGDGEADVAIIHHVLHFAQQPGAAIVEAARVLAPGGRLLIADFAPHDREELRAQDAHTRLGFSDAQIERWFAAAGLTLAKVETLAGGELTVKLWLGVRQGAALREVKAA